The following are encoded together in the Triticum dicoccoides isolate Atlit2015 ecotype Zavitan chromosome 6B, WEW_v2.0, whole genome shotgun sequence genome:
- the LOC119323009 gene encoding uncharacterized protein LOC119323009: MTLSPIERFNMHRSVNGFLNFAMANMIQKGEVQILCPCLTWENGILHNPFEGSLLAHLLRRGFVAGDTRWPKHGEEDVSDDGGNNDAENSGDEQAEPPEGGNNEHAHGEGNDEMPPEHEEDHETVTQDMSLATMLQDPHVKDLLRKKTTSERAAIKEAVKLAQLEIDTKTPLHEGCNPEKKRLHITLKLLDIKARFKSTDASLDATLKYLHKVLPKGNFLPRSVDEAKKILCPIDLPHVRYHACINDCILY; this comes from the exons ATGA CGCTATCGCCTATCGAAAGATTCAATATGCATCGAAGTGTGAATGGCTTTCTCAATTTCGCGATGGCAAATATGATACAAAAGGGTGAAGTGCAGATATTATGTCCATGTTTGACATGGGAAAATGGAATTTTGCACAACCCGTTTGAAGGCAGCCTGCTGGCGCACTTGCTCCGTCGTGGTTTCGTTGCAGGTGATACACGGTGGCCAAAGCATGGTGAGGAGGATGTTAGCGATGATGGAGGAAACAATGACGCAGAAAACTCTGGCGATGAACAGGCAGAGCCGCCAGAAGGAGGAAACAATGAACATGCGCATGGAGAAGGAAATGATGAAATGCCACCCGAACATGAAGAGGACCATGAGACTGTCACGCAGGATATGTCGTTGGCTACAATGCTACAAGATCCTCATGTTAAAGATCTGCTTCGGAAGAAGACAACAAGCGAGAGAGCTGCTATTAAAGAGGCTGTAAAGTTGGCGCAATTGGAAATAGACACGAAAACTCCACTGCATGAAGGTTGCAATCCCGAGAAAAAGCGCTTGCACATCACACTCAAACTTCTGGACATCAAGGCAAGATTCAAGAGCACAGATGCAAGTCTGGATGCTACATTGAAATATTTACACAAAGTTTTGCCCAAGGGGAATTTTTTGCCTCGCAGTGTCGATGAGGCAAAGAAGATTCTGTGTCCGATTGATTTGCCACATGTAAGATATCACGCATGCATAAATGATTGCATCTTATATTGA